A genome region from Aythya fuligula isolate bAytFul2 chromosome 31, bAytFul2.pri, whole genome shotgun sequence includes the following:
- the LOC116500147 gene encoding olfactory receptor 14A16-like: protein MQQMSNRSFPTEFLLLPFADTRELQLLHFALFLGIYLAALLGNGLIITTIACSHHLHTPMYFFLLNLAFLDLGSISTTVPKAMANSLWDTRTISYAGCATQVFMFVAFITAEFYLLTVMAYDRYVAICRPLHYGTVMASRTCVTMAAVAWGTGVLSTVLHTANTFSLPLCQGNALDQFFCEIPQILKLSCSDAYLREVQFIIFCFCSGTACIAFIVLSYVQIFRAVLRIPSEQGRHKAFSTCLPHLAVVSLFSGTIMFAYVMPSSISSSFLNLLLEVLYSVVPPIVNPLIYSMRNKELKDALRKLMVSMFFSTHKVPCPVYK, encoded by the coding sequence ATGCAGCAAATGTCCAACAGGAGCTTCCCCActgagttcctcctcctgccattcgCAGACACacgtgagctgcagctcctgcacttcgcgctcttcctgggcatctacctggctgccctcctgggcaatgGCCTCATCATTACAACGATAGCCTGCAGCCACCACCTCCACActcccatgtacttcttcctcctcaacctcgcctTCCTCGACCTGGGCTCCATTTCCAccactgtccccaaagccatggccaattcctTGTGGGACACCAGGACCATTTCCTATGCAGGTTGTGCTACTCAGGTCTTTATGTTTGTTGCCTTTATCACAGCAGAGTTTTATCTTCTCACtgtcatggcctatgaccgctatGTTGCCATCTGCAGACCCCTGCACTATGGGACAGTAATGGCTAGCAGAACTTGTGTAACCATGGCAGCAGTTGCCTGGGGCACTGGTGTTCTCAGTACTGTTctgcacactgccaataccttttccctccccctctgccaaggcaatgccctggaccagttcttctgtgaaattccccaaatcctcaagctctcctgctcagatgcctacctcagaGAAGTCCAGTTCAtcatcttttgcttttgttcaggtACAGCATGTATTGCTTTCATTGTtctgtcctatgtgcagatcttcagggctgtgctgaggattcCCTCGGAGCAGGgacggcacaaagccttttccacgtgcctccctcaccttgCCGTTGTCTCCCTGTTCAGCGGCACCATCATGTTTGCCTACGTGATGCCCTCCTCAATCTCTTCCTCATTTCTGAACCTTTTGCTGGAAGTTCTGTACTCAGTGGTACCTCCCAtagtgaaccccctcatctacagtATGAGGAACAAGGAGCTCAAGGACGCACTTAGAAAACTGATGGTATCAATGTTTTTCAGTACTCATAAAGTTCCCTGCCCTGTCTACAAATGA
- the LOC116500151 gene encoding LOW QUALITY PROTEIN: olfactory receptor 49-like (The sequence of the model RefSeq protein was modified relative to this genomic sequence to represent the inferred CDS: inserted 2 bases in 1 codon; deleted 2 bases in 1 codon), translating to MEAGNGTVISEFILVGFSGLDQRLQLFLFLVLLMYLTTVMGNAAIIFLVCVDNRLQTPMYFFIGNLAFLETWFTSSTSTKLLVILSSGRRTISVGGCFAQPFFYFALGAAEFVLLVTMSFDHYVAICQPLCYASIMKHWICIQLVAAVWVMGFTLPSYHLMLLSKLTFSLSVVHFFCDNSPLFRLSCPDASLWKIDLVFLLFIMLSSLCLTLASYMCVFCILQIPAASEEKAFSTCSSHLTTLSTAYGSCIALYXYPPQNVSLETNRIIASLNTVLYSFLNPFIYSLRKKAVMLALREAMACATA from the exons ATGGAAGCAGGCAATGGAACTGTCATTTCTGAATTCATCCTTGTGGGCTTTTCGGGGCTTGACCAAAGGCTACAGCTATTTCTCTTCTTGGTCCTTCTCATGTACTTGACAACAGTGATGGGGAATGCAGCCATCATTTTCCTGGTGTGTGTGGATAACCGCCTGCAAACCCCCATGTACTTTTTCATTGGCAATCTGGCATTCCTGGAAACCTGGTTTACGTCCTCCACAAGCACCAAACTATTGGTGATTCTGAGCTCTGGCAGGAGAACAATCTCAGTAGGCGGCTGCTTTGCCCAgccttttttctattttgccctgggtgctgcagagtTTGTTCTCCTTGTTACCATGTCCTTTGACCATTACGTTGCCATCTGCCAGCCTCTGTGCTATGCTTCCATCATGAAGCATTGGATCTGCATCCAGCTGGTTGCTGCTGTTTGGGTCATGGGCTTCACACTCCCAAGTTACCACCTGATGCTGCTCTCAAAGCTCACTTTCTCACTTTCTGTGGTTCA ttttttttgtgacaacTCTCCCTTATTCCGACTGTCCTGCCCTGATGCCAGCCTTTGGAAAATAGACCTGGTTTTCTTATTGTTTATCATGCTGTCTTCCTTGTGTTTAACTCTGGCATCTTACATGTGTGTCTTCTGTATTCTACAAATACCAGCAGCCTCT gaggaaaaagctttttctacATGTTCTTCCCATCTCACCACCTTGTCCACTGCCTATGGAAGCTGCATTGCTCTCTA ATACCCTCCTCAGAATGTTTCTTTGGAGACCAACAGAATTATAGCTTCACTGAACACTGTCCTGTACTCATTCTTAAACCCATTCATCTACAGTCTTAGAAAAAAGGCTGTGATGCTGGCCCTGAGGGAAGCCATGGCCTGTGCAACAGCGTAG